A DNA window from Sulfitobacter noctilucicola contains the following coding sequences:
- a CDS encoding DNA topoisomerase IV subunit A: MSDLTDPPEADPRNVSEPLRLALGERYLTYALSTIMHRALPDARDGLKPVHRRILYAMRELRLASNGGFRKSAKISGDVMGNYHPHGDAAIYDAMARLAQDFNVRYPLVDGQGNFGNIDGDNPAASRYTEARMTAVAEAMLEGLTENAVDFRENYDGTLTEPAVLPAQFPNLLANGSSGIAVGMATNIPPHNIAELCDACIHMIKVPDCRDDTLLNFVPGPDFPTGGIIVEPPENIATAYRTGKGGFRLRCRWEVEDLGRGQWQIVITEIPYQVQKGKLIEKIAEAIQTKKIPILADVRDESAEDIRMVLEPRSKNVDPEVLMGMMYRHSDLEVRFSLNMNVLIDGVTPKVCSMKEVLRAFLDFRREVLQRRSAHRMEKIDHRLEVLEGFIIAFLNLDRVIDIIRYDDDPKAALMREDWGKTHVRAMDEADYVTPPPGDGELSDVQVDAILNMRLRSLRRLEELELLREQSALMEERAGLEDLLESESLQWDAITDQLRATKKQFGKDYEGGARRSTFAEAGEIEDVPLEAMIDREPITVVCSQMGWIRAMTGHIDLARELKFKDGDGPAHIFHAETTDRLLVFGSNGRFYTLSASNLPGGRGMGEPLRLMVDLPNEAQIVALFIHQPDRKLLVASSAGDGFVVPEAEVVAQTKSGKQVLNVRGDTRALVCKPVAGDSVATVGENRKVLVFALDELPEMSKGKGVRLQKYKDGGLSDATTFLRDEGLSWLDPAGRTRTETELAEWTGKRAGAGRMAPRGFPRDNSFT, from the coding sequence ATGTCAGATTTGACCGATCCTCCCGAGGCTGATCCACGCAATGTCTCCGAACCGCTGCGCCTTGCGTTGGGCGAGCGGTATTTGACCTATGCGTTGTCCACAATCATGCACCGCGCCTTGCCGGATGCCCGCGACGGGCTAAAGCCTGTGCACCGCCGCATCTTGTATGCGATGCGCGAATTGAGACTGGCGTCGAACGGCGGTTTCAGAAAGTCGGCAAAGATTTCCGGCGACGTGATGGGCAACTATCACCCGCACGGGGACGCCGCGATCTATGATGCGATGGCGCGGCTCGCGCAGGATTTCAACGTGCGCTACCCGTTGGTCGACGGGCAGGGCAACTTTGGCAACATCGACGGCGATAACCCTGCCGCCTCGCGCTATACCGAAGCACGGATGACGGCAGTCGCCGAGGCGATGCTGGAAGGTCTGACAGAAAACGCTGTCGATTTCCGCGAGAACTATGACGGCACGCTGACCGAACCTGCGGTTTTGCCCGCTCAGTTCCCCAATCTGCTCGCCAATGGATCAAGCGGTATTGCGGTGGGGATGGCGACGAACATTCCGCCGCACAACATTGCGGAACTTTGCGACGCCTGTATCCATATGATCAAGGTGCCGGATTGCCGGGATGACACTCTGCTGAACTTCGTGCCGGGGCCTGATTTCCCCACCGGCGGCATCATTGTGGAGCCGCCAGAGAACATCGCCACCGCTTATCGCACCGGTAAGGGCGGGTTCCGCCTGCGTTGCCGTTGGGAAGTTGAGGACTTGGGGCGTGGCCAATGGCAAATCGTCATCACCGAGATTCCCTATCAGGTGCAAAAGGGCAAGTTGATCGAAAAGATCGCCGAGGCGATCCAGACCAAGAAGATACCGATTCTCGCTGATGTCCGCGACGAATCAGCCGAAGACATCCGCATGGTGCTTGAGCCGCGGTCCAAGAACGTCGATCCCGAAGTGCTTATGGGCATGATGTACCGGCACTCCGATCTCGAAGTTCGCTTTTCGCTGAACATGAATGTGTTGATCGACGGTGTGACACCCAAGGTCTGCTCGATGAAGGAAGTGCTGCGTGCCTTCCTTGATTTCAGGCGCGAAGTCTTGCAGCGGCGTTCGGCACACCGGATGGAAAAGATCGATCACCGTCTTGAGGTGCTCGAAGGTTTCATTATTGCGTTTCTCAACCTCGACCGTGTGATCGATATTATCCGTTATGACGATGATCCCAAGGCCGCCCTGATGCGCGAAGACTGGGGCAAGACCCATGTCCGCGCGATGGACGAAGCGGATTATGTCACCCCGCCACCGGGCGATGGTGAGCTGTCGGACGTTCAGGTCGATGCCATTTTGAACATGCGCCTGCGGTCCCTGCGGCGACTGGAAGAGCTTGAACTGCTGCGCGAGCAATCTGCGCTGATGGAAGAGCGCGCGGGCCTTGAGGATTTGCTGGAAAGCGAAAGCCTCCAGTGGGATGCGATTACAGACCAGCTGCGGGCGACGAAGAAGCAGTTTGGCAAAGACTACGAAGGGGGCGCACGGCGTAGCACCTTTGCCGAAGCCGGCGAAATCGAGGATGTGCCGCTTGAGGCGATGATCGACCGCGAGCCGATCACGGTTGTTTGTTCGCAAATGGGCTGGATCAGGGCGATGACAGGTCACATCGATCTGGCGCGTGAGCTGAAATTCAAAGACGGCGACGGGCCCGCGCATATCTTCCACGCAGAGACCACGGACCGCTTGCTGGTCTTTGGCTCGAACGGGCGCTTCTATACGCTTTCGGCGTCTAACCTGCCCGGTGGGCGGGGCATGGGGGAGCCGCTTCGCCTCATGGTCGATTTGCCGAACGAGGCACAGATCGTCGCGCTGTTTATCCACCAACCTGATCGCAAGCTATTGGTCGCCTCCAGCGCGGGGGACGGATTCGTCGTGCCCGAGGCCGAAGTCGTGGCCCAGACGAAAAGCGGCAAGCAGGTGTTGAACGTACGCGGCGACACCCGGGCGCTGGTGTGCAAACCGGTCGCTGGCGATAGCGTGGCAACGGTGGGCGAGAATCGCAAAGTGCTGGTGTTCGCGCTCGACGAACTGCCAGAGATGTCGAAGGGCAAAGGCGTGCGTCTGCAAAAATACAAAGACGGCGGGTTGTCTGACGCCACAACCTTCCTGCGTGACGAAGGGCTGTCGTGGCTTGATCCGGCGGGACGCACCCGTACAGAGACAGAGTTGGCCGAATGGACGGGCAAGCGGGCCGGGGCCGGCAGAATGGCACCGCGCGGTTTTCCCCGTGACAATTCTTTCACCTGA
- a CDS encoding electron transfer flavoprotein subunit alpha/FixB family protein: MAVLLLAEVTDGELAMDATAKAVTAAKALGDVTILAAGGSAAAAGEAASKIDGVSKVLVAEDASLGHRLAESTAALIVSLAGDYDHIVAPATTDAKNVMPRVAALLDVMIISDASGVVDAYTFERPIYAGNAIQTVKSSDAKKVITFRGASFDAAGTGGSASVETIGAAADPGLSSWVEDKVAASDRPELTSAGVVVSGGRGVGSEEDFAMIEKLADKLGAAVGASRAAVDSGYAPNDWQVGQTGKVVAPDLYVAVGISGAIQHLAGMKDSKIIVAINKDEEAPIFQVADYGLVADLFEAVPELTEKL, translated from the coding sequence ATGGCTGTTCTACTCCTTGCAGAAGTAACCGATGGCGAACTCGCGATGGACGCAACGGCCAAGGCCGTGACTGCGGCGAAAGCGCTTGGCGATGTTACGATCCTCGCGGCTGGCGGCTCTGCTGCGGCGGCGGGCGAAGCGGCGTCAAAGATTGATGGTGTATCAAAGGTACTGGTTGCCGAGGATGCGTCTCTTGGACATCGCCTTGCGGAATCGACAGCTGCGCTGATCGTTTCACTTGCCGGTGACTATGACCATATCGTTGCTCCGGCCACGACGGACGCCAAGAACGTAATGCCTCGCGTTGCGGCCCTGTTGGATGTGATGATCATCTCTGACGCTTCGGGCGTGGTGGATGCATATACGTTCGAGCGTCCTATTTACGCGGGCAACGCGATCCAGACAGTAAAGTCTTCTGACGCGAAAAAGGTTATCACCTTCCGGGGTGCATCCTTTGACGCGGCGGGCACTGGCGGCTCAGCTTCTGTTGAAACAATCGGTGCGGCGGCTGATCCCGGTCTGTCCTCATGGGTTGAAGACAAAGTTGCGGCGTCTGATCGTCCGGAACTCACATCAGCAGGTGTGGTTGTTTCCGGTGGTCGCGGCGTCGGCTCCGAAGAAGACTTCGCCATGATCGAAAAACTTGCTGACAAGCTGGGTGCCGCAGTTGGCGCATCACGTGCGGCGGTTGATTCCGGTTACGCGCCGAACGACTGGCAGGTTGGCCAAACGGGTAAAGTTGTTGCCCCGGATCTTTACGTCGCGGTCGGCATTTCCGGTGCGATCCAGCACCTTGCCGGTATGAAAGACAGCAAGATCATTGTCGCCATCAACAAAGATGAAGAAGCGCCGATCTTTCAGGTGGCTGACTACGGTCTGGTTGCGGACCTCTTTGAGGCCGTGCCTGAACTGACGGAAAAGCTCTGA
- a CDS encoding HPr family phosphocarrier protein yields MTQISLKIVNEKGLHARASAKLVEVVEAFDARAEVSKDGMSASGDSIMGLLMLAAARGSTIDVVTSGTDADALADALTALVADKFGEGY; encoded by the coding sequence ATGACCCAGATTTCCCTTAAAATTGTAAATGAGAAGGGCCTGCATGCGCGGGCGTCTGCGAAACTTGTCGAAGTGGTCGAAGCTTTTGACGCGCGCGCAGAGGTCAGCAAGGATGGCATGTCTGCATCAGGCGACAGCATCATGGGGCTTTTGATGTTGGCAGCAGCGCGGGGAAGCACTATTGACGTTGTCACTTCTGGCACAGACGCCGATGCACTGGCGGATGCGCTCACGGCGCTTGTCGCCGACAAATTTGGCGAAGGCTATTAA
- a CDS encoding SH3 domain-containing protein encodes MVRFIMLSFGFMGWAFYEMSGGNEFDATAVRTARLEAEAAEKAAKAPPTAAVVAQADKAFIDTDPPLAPAPAEVTRVSLNLTSLETTPQQKTVTVPKNVGNVTSSADTPAIIPSLIDPNDGVTTTAAANGAGLNDIRTVSGNRVNVRGGPGTDFGIVSRLVRGDEVKIVQDDGNGWVRFETLDGDTGGWMADFLLTNG; translated from the coding sequence ATGGTACGTTTTATTATGCTTTCTTTCGGCTTTATGGGCTGGGCGTTTTATGAAATGAGCGGCGGCAATGAATTTGACGCGACCGCCGTCCGGACTGCACGGCTTGAAGCCGAAGCCGCAGAGAAAGCCGCTAAAGCTCCCCCGACTGCCGCTGTTGTCGCGCAAGCTGACAAAGCATTTATCGACACTGATCCTCCGCTTGCGCCGGCACCAGCCGAAGTAACCCGCGTTTCGCTGAACCTCACATCACTTGAGACTACGCCGCAGCAGAAGACAGTGACCGTTCCGAAGAACGTTGGAAACGTGACATCGTCCGCTGACACACCAGCGATCATCCCCAGCCTGATTGATCCGAACGACGGCGTGACAACAACTGCCGCCGCGAACGGGGCGGGCCTGAACGATATCCGGACCGTATCCGGCAACCGCGTGAATGTTCGTGGCGGGCCCGGCACGGATTTCGGCATCGTCAGCCGCCTTGTACGGGGCGACGAGGTTAAAATCGTGCAGGATGACGGCAACGGCTGGGTACGTTTTGAAACCCTTGACGGGGACACCGGCGGCTGGATGGCAGACTTCCTGCTGACCAACGGATAA
- a CDS encoding 3-hydroxybutyryl-CoA dehydrogenase: MDIQTIGIVGAGQMGNGIAHVMALAGYDVMLTDISEEALKAAVALVEGNMARQVGRGKISEADMTAAMGRIATTTTLTDLGPSDLIIEAATERETVKQAIFEDLLPHIKPETILTSNTSSISITRLASRTDRPERFMGFHFMNPVPVMQLVELIRGIATNEETFSACKAVVDKLGKTAASAEDFPAFIVNRILMPMINEAVYTLYEGVGNVQSIDSSMKLGANHPMGPLELADFIGLDTCLAIMNVLHDGLADTKYRPCPLLTKYVEAGWLGRKTQRGFYDYRGDVPVPTR; encoded by the coding sequence ATGGATATCCAGACAATCGGCATTGTTGGCGCGGGACAGATGGGCAACGGGATTGCCCATGTCATGGCATTGGCCGGATACGATGTGATGCTGACAGATATCAGCGAAGAGGCGTTGAAAGCGGCGGTGGCGCTTGTTGAGGGCAACATGGCCCGTCAGGTCGGACGCGGGAAAATTTCCGAAGCAGACATGACTGCTGCGATGGGGCGCATTGCCACCACCACGACCCTGACCGATCTTGGCCCAAGCGATTTGATCATCGAGGCCGCGACAGAGCGCGAGACCGTTAAACAGGCGATCTTTGAAGACTTGCTGCCGCATATCAAGCCCGAGACGATCCTGACGTCCAACACCTCGTCCATCTCGATCACCCGTCTGGCCAGCCGGACAGACCGGCCCGAACGGTTCATGGGTTTCCACTTTATGAACCCTGTGCCGGTCATGCAGCTGGTTGAACTGATCAGGGGCATTGCCACGAATGAAGAAACATTCAGCGCGTGCAAGGCAGTGGTCGACAAGCTGGGCAAGACTGCAGCATCGGCCGAGGACTTTCCCGCCTTCATCGTGAACCGTATCTTGATGCCGATGATAAACGAGGCCGTTTACACGCTTTATGAAGGCGTAGGGAACGTTCAATCCATCGACAGCTCGATGAAGCTGGGGGCGAACCACCCCATGGGTCCGCTTGAGCTTGCTGATTTCATCGGGCTGGACACCTGTCTGGCGATCATGAACGTCCTGCACGACGGGCTGGCGGATACAAAGTACCGGCCTTGCCCCTTGTTGACCAAATATGTCGAAGCAGGGTGGTTGGGACGTAAAACACAGCGCGGATTTTATGACTATCGTGGTGATGTGCCTGTGCCGACGCGGTAA
- a CDS encoding SDR family oxidoreductase has translation MSNTPAQKSILITGCSSGIGYAAAHGMRAEGWRVFAACRKAEDCARLEAEGFNAPQLDYADEQSIKAALAEVLAETGGTLDALFNNGAFALPGAVEDLPTDALRSIFEVNFFGWHTLTRAVLPVMRAQGHGRIVQCSSVLGLVTLPWRGAYIASKFALEGLTDTLRIEMRDTGISISLIEPGPVTSKIRANSIPHFEHWVDWENSARAAQYRDKLLKRLYASSGPDRFELPPEAVVAKLLHAVTHPRPKPRYYVTTPTYISGILRRILPTRALDWVVSR, from the coding sequence ATGTCCAACACACCCGCGCAAAAATCCATCCTGATCACAGGCTGTTCCAGCGGGATCGGATATGCCGCCGCGCATGGCATGCGCGCAGAAGGCTGGCGGGTTTTTGCGGCATGCCGAAAAGCAGAGGATTGCGCGAGACTTGAGGCCGAAGGATTCAACGCGCCGCAACTCGACTACGCGGACGAGCAGAGCATCAAGGCGGCCCTGGCGGAAGTTTTGGCCGAAACCGGCGGCACGCTCGATGCACTTTTCAACAACGGGGCTTTTGCCCTGCCCGGCGCAGTTGAGGATTTACCGACGGACGCATTGCGCAGCATTTTCGAGGTGAACTTTTTCGGCTGGCACACACTGACACGGGCTGTTTTGCCGGTCATGCGCGCACAGGGGCACGGTCGGATTGTTCAGTGTTCATCAGTGTTGGGTCTGGTCACTCTGCCCTGGCGCGGGGCGTATATCGCGTCAAAGTTTGCGCTTGAAGGGCTGACCGATACGCTCAGGATTGAAATGCGCGACACCGGCATTTCGATCAGCCTGATTGAACCGGGGCCTGTCACCTCGAAGATCAGGGCAAATTCGATTCCGCATTTTGAGCATTGGGTGGACTGGGAAAACTCTGCCCGCGCTGCCCAGTACCGCGACAAATTGTTGAAACGTCTTTATGCGTCCAGCGGTCCGGACCGGTTTGAACTGCCGCCCGAAGCAGTGGTTGCAAAGCTGTTGCATGCTGTCACGCACCCGCGCCCGAAACCGCGGTATTACGTCACAACCCCGACCTATATTTCAGGAATACTGCGCCGTATCCTACCGACGCGGGCGCTTGATTGGGTGGTGAGCCGCTGA
- a CDS encoding twin transmembrane helix small protein: MFDDPLFIIVLIAVLAVAVILMLGMGGFASGGAFNKKHSNRLMRYRIVAQFVAVLLILLFVWLRGGAN, encoded by the coding sequence ATGTTTGACGATCCGCTATTCATCATCGTTCTGATCGCTGTGCTGGCCGTTGCCGTTATCCTGATGTTGGGAATGGGCGGATTTGCCAGTGGCGGTGCCTTCAACAAGAAACATTCCAACAGACTAATGCGATACCGCATCGTTGCGCAGTTTGTGGCGGTCCTGCTCATCCTGCTGTTTGTCTGGCTTCGCGGAGGAGCAAACTGA
- a CDS encoding cob(I)yrinic acid a,c-diamide adenosyltransferase, translated as MVVLNKIYTRTGDAGTTALGNGSRVAKYDARVEAYGTVDELNCFVGIARLEAEGETDAALSRIQNDLFDLGADLCRPDMAADKDAEYPPLRMAAAQVDRLEAEIDVMNAALEPLRSFILPGGTKLAAQLHVCRTVARRAERLAVLLAGEEDVNEAAVKYLNRLSDWFFVAARVSNNGGKDDVLWVPGANR; from the coding sequence ATGGTCGTACTCAACAAGATTTACACACGCACCGGTGATGCCGGGACTACGGCGCTGGGCAACGGGTCCCGTGTGGCGAAATACGATGCGCGGGTCGAGGCATATGGCACCGTTGACGAGTTGAACTGCTTTGTCGGGATCGCGCGGCTTGAAGCGGAAGGCGAAACCGATGCAGCCCTTTCCCGTATACAGAACGATCTGTTTGATCTGGGCGCGGATCTATGCCGCCCCGATATGGCCGCTGACAAAGATGCCGAGTACCCGCCCCTTCGGATGGCCGCCGCACAGGTGGACAGGCTGGAAGCCGAGATTGACGTGATGAACGCAGCGCTTGAGCCGTTGCGCAGTTTCATCTTGCCCGGTGGCACCAAACTGGCGGCACAGCTGCACGTCTGCCGCACAGTCGCCCGCCGCGCCGAACGTCTGGCGGTGTTGCTTGCCGGCGAAGAAGATGTGAACGAAGCGGCGGTGAAATACCTGAACCGTTTAAGTGACTGGTTTTTTGTTGCCGCGCGCGTTTCGAACAACGGCGGTAAGGATGATGTGTTGTGGGTGCCAGGCGCTAACCGTTGA
- a CDS encoding DUF6473 family protein, translating to MTYDALGLGPLDYLPCRYGTSKLLFRGPRRDLTQPYLAFIGTTETYGKFIETPFPALVENTIGTNCANFGQQNAGIDAFSSDPFVMEAASAAQITVVQVMGAQNMTNRFYAVHPRRNDRFVTTSTLLRTIFREVDFADFHFNKHMLSCLKKVSPERFAAVQQELQDAWVARMRLMLKRISGKSIVLWLSDHAPEDEGNVEKDDIGRDPLFVTRDMMDEIAPYTTAVVEVVASTEALAQGTEQMLYDEMDIMAASQMLGPMAHKEAAEALVDAIDLLR from the coding sequence ATGACCTATGATGCATTGGGGCTGGGGCCCCTCGACTATCTGCCGTGCCGCTATGGTACATCGAAACTGTTGTTCAGAGGGCCGAGGCGGGATTTGACGCAGCCCTATCTGGCGTTCATCGGCACGACCGAGACATATGGCAAATTCATCGAAACGCCGTTTCCGGCATTGGTGGAGAATACTATCGGCACCAACTGCGCAAACTTCGGTCAGCAAAACGCGGGCATAGATGCCTTTTCGTCCGATCCTTTTGTGATGGAAGCAGCCTCTGCAGCGCAGATCACTGTTGTTCAGGTGATGGGCGCACAGAACATGACCAATCGTTTTTATGCAGTACATCCGCGCCGGAACGACCGGTTTGTCACGACCTCAACTTTGCTGCGCACCATATTCCGCGAGGTTGATTTTGCGGACTTCCACTTCAACAAACACATGCTGAGCTGCCTCAAGAAAGTATCGCCTGAGCGGTTTGCAGCAGTCCAACAAGAGTTGCAGGATGCATGGGTCGCGCGGATGCGACTGATGCTGAAGCGAATCAGCGGTAAATCCATCGTGCTTTGGCTGTCCGATCACGCGCCCGAAGATGAGGGGAACGTGGAGAAAGACGACATCGGTCGCGATCCGCTCTTTGTCACGCGTGACATGATGGATGAAATCGCGCCTTACACCACCGCAGTGGTCGAGGTTGTCGCCTCAACCGAAGCGCTCGCGCAGGGCACCGAGCAGATGCTCTATGACGAGATGGATATCATGGCTGCGTCACAAATGCTGGGGCCAATGGCTCACAAGGAAGCCGCCGAAGCGCTGGTGGATGCCATAGATCTGCTGCGTTGA
- a CDS encoding lysophospholipid acyltransferase family protein, with translation MTGPDAGNKTDDAPVKYDRASLSYASTFEDPWKSRVISLIELLTGKLTILRLVRKFERAGAPTGQAFWRGALDTMGIDLTTPKHQLDRIPKEGPVVVVANHPHGMVDGMIFADLIGRVRPDYRILTRSLLTSIDEVAGSFMIPVPFPHDPDAQRKGVEMRAKAMQHLKDGGVVALFPSGVVATSETWWGPAIEAEWNVFTAKMIRRSGATVVPMKFPGQNSRAYQIANKLSPMLRQGLLLHEIVHSCNAPQGPIVGHPIDPAKIEARTEDPRGFMAWLRAHTLALKD, from the coding sequence ATGACCGGACCGGACGCTGGCAACAAAACCGATGACGCGCCGGTGAAGTATGACCGCGCCAGTCTGTCATATGCCTCGACGTTCGAGGATCCGTGGAAATCCCGGGTTATCAGCCTCATTGAATTGCTAACGGGCAAGCTCACAATCCTGCGTCTGGTGCGCAAGTTTGAACGTGCAGGTGCACCCACAGGGCAGGCGTTCTGGCGCGGTGCGCTGGACACCATGGGCATCGACCTGACAACGCCGAAGCACCAGCTTGACCGGATCCCAAAGGAAGGGCCGGTTGTAGTGGTCGCCAATCACCCTCACGGAATGGTTGATGGCATGATTTTTGCAGATCTGATTGGCCGCGTTCGCCCTGACTACCGCATTCTGACACGTTCGCTGCTCACCTCTATTGATGAGGTCGCGGGCAGTTTTATGATTCCCGTGCCGTTTCCGCATGATCCCGATGCGCAACGCAAGGGGGTGGAGATGCGCGCGAAGGCTATGCAGCACCTCAAGGATGGTGGCGTTGTGGCGCTGTTCCCGTCCGGCGTTGTTGCAACATCTGAAACCTGGTGGGGGCCTGCGATTGAAGCGGAGTGGAACGTTTTCACCGCCAAGATGATCCGCCGTTCCGGCGCTACAGTTGTTCCGATGAAATTTCCGGGCCAGAACAGCCGCGCCTACCAGATTGCCAACAAGCTTAGTCCGATGTTGCGACAGGGCCTGCTGCTGCACGAGATCGTCCACAGCTGCAATGCGCCGCAAGGGCCAATTGTCGGGCATCCGATTGATCCGGCAAAGATTGAGGCACGCACAGAAGATCCGCGCGGTTTTATGGCGTGGCTTCGTGCGCATACTCTGGCGCTAAAAGACTGA
- a CDS encoding electron transfer flavoprotein subunit beta/FixA family protein, whose product MKVLVPVKRVIDYNVKVRVKADGSGVDLANVKMSMNPFDEISVEQAIRLKEAGQADEIVVVSIGVKQAQETLRTALAMGADRAILVVASDDVHNDIEPLTVAKILKGIVDEEQPGLVLTGKQAIDNDMNATGQMLSALMGWSQATFASEVAIEGDKAKVTREVDGGLQTIEVSMPTVITVDLRLNEPRYASLPNIMKAKKKPLDEKTPADYGVEVANRLEIVKTVEPAERAAGIKVASVDELVEKLKEAGAV is encoded by the coding sequence ATGAAGGTGCTTGTACCTGTCAAACGCGTGATCGACTATAACGTGAAAGTACGCGTCAAAGCGGACGGATCGGGAGTTGATCTTGCCAACGTAAAAATGTCGATGAACCCGTTTGACGAAATTTCCGTCGAACAGGCGATCCGTCTGAAAGAAGCCGGTCAGGCGGACGAAATTGTCGTCGTCTCCATCGGCGTCAAGCAGGCGCAAGAGACATTGCGCACAGCCCTTGCGATGGGTGCAGACCGCGCCATTCTGGTTGTCGCATCAGACGATGTGCACAATGATATCGAGCCGCTGACCGTTGCGAAAATCCTGAAAGGGATTGTAGACGAAGAACAGCCCGGTCTGGTTCTGACCGGCAAGCAGGCCATCGACAACGACATGAACGCCACCGGTCAGATGCTGTCAGCGCTGATGGGTTGGTCACAGGCGACATTCGCATCCGAAGTTGCGATCGAAGGCGACAAAGCCAAAGTCACACGCGAAGTCGACGGTGGTTTGCAGACCATCGAAGTCAGCATGCCAACGGTCATCACTGTTGACCTGCGCCTGAACGAACCACGCTATGCGTCCCTGCCCAACATCATGAAGGCCAAGAAAAAGCCTTTGGATGAAAAGACACCGGCAGATTACGGCGTTGAAGTCGCTAACCGTCTCGAAATCGTGAAAACGGTTGAGCCTGCAGAGCGTGCAGCGGGCATCAAAGTCGCATCGGTTGATGAACTGGTCGAGAAACTCAAAGAAGCGGGGGCTGTGTAA